The Streptomyces sp. NBC_01264 genome includes the window CGGCCTTTTGGTGTATTTGGTATGCGGCGTCGTCGCCTGTTGTCGGGCTGAGAGCCCAACAGTTTCCCCTGACGGGCGCCGAGTTGCGTGCGTGGAGCCGAGCCTCGAAATTCACGGCGTGAATAGTCACAGGAATATAACGAGCAGGAAGCGGGCGGTGGAGGCTGCTCTCTCCCGCCTGGCCGCACGCGCTCAGTCCTTCATGGGTAGACCAGGACGACCGTGGGGGCGTGCCGGACGATCGGTCAACCCCGTATGTCAGGGGCTGGTGAGGATGTCGTGGGTGCCGATGCGGCGCCAGATTACGTGCGGTGTGCTGGGACGGAGTGCTGCCCCGTACTCCCAGGTGGCGCGTCCAGCAGGCCCAGTGCCCGTTGACCACGTGAGCTCGTAGATGCCGGACGAGCGCTGGACTTGCTTGATGCGAAGGCCGGCGCGGAAAGGGCCTCCGGTGCGCAGGTCGTCGACAAACGCGGAGACGGCTCGGCGGAACCGGCGGCGCTGTTCTGGGGTGAGGCGGTCCAGGTCGGTGGTGAAGCGGGGCAGGGCCTCGTACGTGGGCACGGCGAACTCCTCCGGGAAACACGAAGCCCCCGGCCGGTGTCCGGGGGCGGTGGTGGCTGCTCGTGGTGAAGGGCGTTGGTGACGCGATGCGATGGCTTGTCGGGCATACAGCGCGCTGGTGTGTGCTCAATGACGGTGGAGGCGGTTTCCGTGCGTTTTCGTGGCTGGTGGTGCTCGTGTGGTTGGCGCGCAGCATTCGCACGGCATCGTCAGGCGTCGCCGTAGCGGTCCCGCATCGCCTTCGCCCACGGCTCGGGCCGGGCCGTCTGGCAGTCAGGGCACCGGCGCCTGGTGATGCGCTCGGCGGTGGGGAAGTCGGACTGTGCGGAGCGCACCTGGAGCACGTCCAGGAGTAGCAGTTCGTCGCAGAGGGGGCAGGGCTGTCCGTACCTGGTGATCGTCATGGCGGGAGAGTGCACACACCGCCGGCCTACCGTCTCGGGCTGACGTGGCGGCCCGCCTGGCGGGCGCCACGGTAAAGACTTCCTGATGGCTTCCCGCCCGGCGGGAAGGACCCCGGATCACGCTTTTGTGCAGGTCAAGCCCGGTGTTCCATGGGCCGATGATCAGCCAAACACCGATCCGTCCTGGAGACGGGCGCTACCTCTTCCGCGGCGTGATGGTCGGCGACGGCCACCGCGGGGCGGGCACGTCGCTGCGCGACGCTCAGGACGAGGCCGGTGTCCCGCCCGGGATCTGGAAGGGCCAGTGCCTGGCCGCGGTCGGCCTGGTAGCCGGGGACGTAGTGACCGAGCGGCAGGCCGAACTCCTCCTGGGAGAGGGCCGGCACCCGGCCGCCGACCGGATCGAGCGCGAGCGCCTGGAGGCGGGCGACGATCCGGCGAAGGCCCGGCGGGCGACCGTGCTGGGCAGGCCCATCGAGCACAACCGCTCACCCAAGACCGACAAGGCCAAGGAGCGGATCCCCTTGCTCGGCATGCACCTGGTTTTCCGGCCCCCGCCGACCGCTCACCTCGCGTGGGCGCTGGTGGATGACGAGGATCGTCGGGTGCTGGAGCTGTGCCAGGACATCGCCTGGGACAAGACGCTGGAGTGGCTGGGGGATTCGGTCGCGCAGATCCGGTGGAAGGGCGGCGGCAAGCATCGAGCCGGCGTCCGGGACGGGCTGCTCGTCGCGGTGTTCCGGCACTACGAGTCCAGAGCCGCGGAGTCCAAGCCGCTCCTGCATGATCATGCGCTTGTGTCGATCCGTGCCCGGCGGCCGGACGAGAAGGGCACGTGGGGGAACCTGTCGGCGGATTCGATGCTGGCCCACATTGTTGCGGCCGACACCCTGTACGTACTGACCTTCATGGAGGAGGTGACCGCCCGGCTCGGTTGGGCGTGGGAGCCGCGCGAAGTAACGCCCGGCCGCCGCCCGGTCATGGAGATCGCGGGCATCGACCAGCGGCTCATCGGCTGGCAGTCGACCCGCCGCCAGCAGATCGAGGACGCGCTGCCCATCATCACGGCGGAGTACGAAGCCGAGCACGGGCATGCGCCGGGGGAGCGGGCCGGCTACGCGCTGGCCTGCCAGGCCGCCGACCGGACCCGCCCGCCCAAGCGCAAGGAGCTCCGGTCGCTGTCGGAGCTGCGGGCGGTCTGGCGGGAGTCGGCAATCGACGCGTTCGGCGCCGACATCATCGACCGGCTCGCGGAGCGGGCGCGGGCGGCAGCCGCGGCGGTGTGGGCGCGGGTGCGTCCGGTGGTCGACGTCGCCTTGGCGGCCGTCGACGTCGTGGCCGTGGTGTACGTGATGCGCGGCGCGTTCAAGCGCCACCACCTGCTCGCCGAAGCCCGCCGCCACCTCTCCTACGTCCTGCGCGGCCGACCCCACCAGCCCGGCCTGGACGAACAGATCGTGCAGACCGTCGTCGACGACTACACCCGGCCCGTCGGACGGGGCCGGATGATGACCGCCGACCTGCGCGCCCTGTACCCGCGCGACACAGACGACCAGGCCGTGCTGCGCCCGCTGACCCGCAAGCGGACCGCTCCTCTCTACGAGCGGGCCCGCCTTGCCGCCGGAGCGCTGACCGCCCGGGTCCACGCCACGCGCCGCTCGGACCGCCTGGGCTCCCGCACCCGCCCGCACATCGTCGTCGTGCCCGACGCCACGAGGTCTCGCCCGTATCAGTCGCGCACGGACCGCAAGGCCGGCCGGGGCCAGGAGCACGGGACCGATGTCGCCACGTTGGAGCTGACCCACGCCACGATCGAGGCGGTCGCCAAGATGGCGGCCAAGCTCCAGGACGGCGTCCGTGAGCGCGCCGCCACCCGCGGCCCCGCGCCGCGGCCCGTCCCGGCGGCGTCCCCGCCGTCACACACCCAGCAGCCCGGCGTGCAGCAGACGCCGGGCCGAACACCCACTGGAGGAGTCGCATGAGCGCACCGGAGGAGAACCCGGAGATCCCGGGACTCGAGGACGCCCTCGCCCGAGCCCGCGCAGCCCACAAGGAGATGGCCGCCGCGCTCGACGAGGACCAGGAGCCCGACCTTGATGGGGACCTGGAGTGGCAGCCGGTGTGGAAGCGGCCCCGGAAACTGAAGTCGAAGGAGGAGGAGAAGCAGGAACTGCGCAAGCAACGGCGGCGGCTCCAGGACGCCGGAAAGCGCCGCCTCGCCGCCGGGCAGTCACGCCGGCCCCGCTCCCGGCAGAGCCGGATCGGCAACGCCGCCACGCGCCGCGATGCCCGCGCCCTGTCCCGGGTGCGGCACTCCACCGCCTGGCTGTGGTGACGACGCCGCGCATCGTCCACCGAGTGGAGCCGACGATGACCTGCATCCGGTGGCGATGCACGACATCGAACGGGCTCCACTCAGTGAGCTCCATCCGATGGACGCCACCGAGTGGACTCCACCGTGGTGCGCACCGGATGACGATGTACGCCACTGCGGTGTGCACCACGATGTCCGCCATCGCACCCGGTGCGCCTTGCGACGATGCCCGGCACTCTCGCGGGCACCACGATGTCCGGCATCGGATGCTCCGCACCGCACCTGGTGCGCATCGCCCAGATCGCGCGCACCGGTCGACGCTGCCGGGCACTCGATGTTCCGCACCGCACCGCACCGTGCGCACCGCACCGCACCGCACCGTGCGCACCGCACCGCACCGCACCGTGCGCACCGCACCGCACGGCACCGCACCGCACCGTGCGCACCACGATGTTCGGCAGTCGCCCGCACGACGATGTCTGGCATCCGGTGGTCCGCACCGCAGGCGAAGCGCACCTCCCGGATCGTGCGCACCGGCCGACTGCCTACCCCTTGTCCGGCTTCGGGTGGCCGACCACCTACCCCTTGTCCAGGTCCGGGCGGCCGCACGTTTCTCCTTGACCGGGTTCGCTACCGGGGTGTTTCCCCTTGACAGAGCCGGTCACGGCCGCCGATCAGGTCGCGGACAAGGGGGTGTGTGATAGGAGGCCCGTCGCCCCGTGCTGCCGCGCTCGGTGCGGAGCTCCAGCGCGATGTCGCGCACCACGATGTGCGGTGCGCGCGGTGCGGTGCGGCGGTGCGCACGGTGCACCGCACCGGCCGCCGGTGGTGCGCACCGTGGGCGCACCACCGACGGCGACGGTGCGCACTACATCGCGGTGGTGCGCACCGGCTGCGCACCGGCCGGTGCGGGGTGCGCCGCCAGGGCCTGGCCGAAGGCGATGGCGTTCAGGTGCTGCAGGACGTCGGCGACTTCCTCGTGGTCCTGGGTGAGGATCTGTGTGATGAACCGGATGACGGTGAGGGCGAGGCCCTCGGCTGCGTCGGCGCCGGCCTGCTCGTGCCAGGACCGCAGGGTGCCCAGGAAGCAGATCCCCAGCTCGAACAGGGCGAACGAGCTGTCACACGGCACCGCTTCCTCGGTCTGGTCGGGAAGGTCGGTCGTCGGGATGACGATGTGGTGCGCGACCTCTATGAGCAGCGCGGGTATCCCCGGCTCGGCGGCGATGAATTCGGCGGCGGCTTCGGTGTCGCCGGCCTCGATTGCCCGGAGGTAGTTGAAGGCGCTCATCACCGCGTGGGGGGTCATCGGGGTGAGCGGCATGGTGATGGTCTCGGACACGGGGTCTCCTCAGGTACGGGCCGTCGAGCTGATCGACGGCGGCCTCGGGACGTGATGGCTGGCGGGGGTTGGGGTGCTGTGGGCGGCGATGAGAGCGGTCCTCACCCGGCGTGCGCTACACGGCGGTGTTGCCCACCGGGTGGGCCGCAGCCGATGCGGCCTTCGCGTCCAGGAGCAGTTGGCCTCTCGCGGCCGACTCGTAGGTGTTCAGGGCGTCGGCGATGCTGTCGCGCTCGTCGAGTTTGTTGGGTTCGAAGAGGATCGTCGTGAAGAAGGCGTTGACCGTCTGGGCGATGCCGTGCGCGGCGTCGGGTCCGGACTGCTGCCAGAGGTGCAGGGCGTGCAGGAAGACTTTTCCGAGGGTCTCCAGGGCGAAGGAGTCCCATGTCGGTGCGTCGTCGTCCGGGCCCGGCAAAGAGGTTCCCGCGAAGACGATCCCTTCGGCGACGCCCGCGAGGAGCGCGGACATCCGCGGTTCGGCGGCGACGAGCTTGGTGGCCGTCTGGAGGTCGCCGGCCTCGACGGCACGGAGGTAGTTGAAGGCACTTGCCACTGTCTCCTTGGTCAGCGGGGTGACCGGTGCATCGGGGTTGCTTTGGTGCATGGGGAGCTCCTCAGGTACGGGCCGCCCCGCTGATCGTGGCGGCCTAAGAAGGAGCCTGTGGCCGCGGGCCTGTGGACAGAGGAACTGCTCCGGAAGGGCGAACTCTCCCTCCCCGCCGGACCCGACAAGCCGGGGCCGTAGATGTGACCCCCGCCACGGACATATCCGCCCGGTCAAGGGGTTTATGGGGGCACAGGGGACACGGTCCGGGCAGGGCGGTCAGACCGCGGACAAGGGGGTCTTCTCCACGGTGGCCACCAGTTCGTGCGCTGCGGCGTGTGAGCTGGTCCAGCTCACCGAC containing:
- the mobF gene encoding MobF family relaxase; the encoded protein is MISQTPIRPGDGRYLFRGVMVGDGHRGAGTSLRDAQDEAGVPPGIWKGQCLAAVGLVAGDVVTERQAELLLGEGRHPAADRIERERLEAGDDPAKARRATVLGRPIEHNRSPKTDKAKERIPLLGMHLVFRPPPTAHLAWALVDDEDRRVLELCQDIAWDKTLEWLGDSVAQIRWKGGGKHRAGVRDGLLVAVFRHYESRAAESKPLLHDHALVSIRARRPDEKGTWGNLSADSMLAHIVAADTLYVLTFMEEVTARLGWAWEPREVTPGRRPVMEIAGIDQRLIGWQSTRRQQIEDALPIITAEYEAEHGHAPGERAGYALACQAADRTRPPKRKELRSLSELRAVWRESAIDAFGADIIDRLAERARAAAAAVWARVRPVVDVALAAVDVVAVVYVMRGAFKRHHLLAEARRHLSYVLRGRPHQPGLDEQIVQTVVDDYTRPVGRGRMMTADLRALYPRDTDDQAVLRPLTRKRTAPLYERARLAAGALTARVHATRRSDRLGSRTRPHIVVVPDATRSRPYQSRTDRKAGRGQEHGTDVATLELTHATIEAVAKMAAKLQDGVRERAATRGPAPRPVPAASPPSHTQQPGVQQTPGRTPTGGVA